A genomic segment from Glycine soja cultivar W05 chromosome 18, ASM419377v2, whole genome shotgun sequence encodes:
- the LOC114397109 gene encoding uncharacterized protein LOC114397109, whose product MTVVKNDRNELIPTRTVTGWRMCIDYRKLNEPTRKDRYLLPFMDQMLERLVGQSFNCFLDGYSSYNQITVDPQDQEKTAFTCPFGVFAYRHMSFGLCNAPTTFQRRMMAIFADMVEKCIEVFMDDFLVFGASFGNYLANLENVLQHCKESNLVLNWENCHFMVQEDFSKIAKPLSNLLNKEVVFVFNEECLEAFNTLKAKLVSAPMITAPDWGQEFELMCDASDYAINYATIEKELLAIMFALEKFRSYLVGSMIVIYTDHATIKYLLRKAYSKPRLIRCILLLQEFDLVIKDKKGSKNVVADHLSRLVNEDVTSKEAEIRDKFLDESLFLIAGRPWFADMANYKATGVIPKDLNWQQRKRFFYDARHYVWDDPHFFKVGADNLLRRCVTSEEAKGILWHCHNSPCGGHYGGDKTTTKVLSQYHVNHRVASPYHPQINGQVEVSNRELKKILEKIVASTRKDWLAKLEDALWAYRNAYKTPIGLFPFQLVYGKSCHLLVGMEHKAYWALKFLNFDEKASREHRKIQLLELEEMRLTAYESSRLYKAKIKTYHDNKLLKKDFKPGQQVLLFNSRLKLFPGKLKSKWSGPFVIKKVRSYGAIELYDPQSQNPDRTWVVNGQRLKRYHDEEFTMEYNTVYLITH is encoded by the exons ATGACAGTggtaaaaaatgatagaaatgaGCTAATTCCTACAAGAACAGTCACCGGATGGAGAATGTGTATTGATTATAGGAAGCTCAATGAACCCACAAGAAAAGACCGTTACCTGCTTCCcttcatggatcaaatgcttgagagaCTTGTAGGGCAATCTTTCAACTGTTTCTTGGACGGATACTCGAGTTACAATCAGATTACAGTAGATCCTCAGGACCAAGAAAAGACAGCTTTTACATGTCCCTTCGGTGTTTTTGCTTATCGCCACATGTCGTTCGGTTTATGTAATGCCCCTACTACTTTCCAGAGACGTATGATGGCAATTTTTGCTGACATGGTAGAGAAATGTATCGAagtctttatggatgattttttggtctttggtgcATCTTTTGGAAATTACTTAGCAAATTTAGAGAATGTGTTACAGCACTGCAAAGAATCTAATTTGGTGCTTAACTGGGAAAACTGTCACTTTATGGTTCAAGAAG ACTTCTCCAAAATTGCTAAACCCCTAAGCAATTTGTTGAACAAGGAggttgtgtttgtgtttaatgAAGAATGTTTAGAAGCCTTTAACACTCTCAAAGCCAAATTGGTTTCTGCTCCTATGATTACAGCACCAGACTGGGGACAAGAGTTTGAATTgatgtgtgatgcaagtgattatgca ATTAACTATGCCACCATTGAGAAAGAATTGCTGGCAATTATGTTTGCACTTgagaaatttcgatcttatCTAGTGGGATCAATGATAGTGATTTACACTGATCACgcaacaattaaatatttgttgcgCAAAGCTTATTCCAAGCCACGATTGATCAGATGCATATTGCtgcttcaagaatttgatttagtcatcaaGGACAAAAAAGGTTCTAAAAATGTGGTAGCAGACCACCTATCCAGATTGGTGAATGAAGATGTCACTTCAAAAGAGGCTGAAATAAGAGATAAATTTCTTGATGAATCTTTGTTTCTGATTGCAGGGAGACCCTGGTTCGCTGATATGGCTAATTACAAGGCAACAGGTGTCATACCTAAAGACCTCAATTGgcagcagagaaagagattcttCTATGATGCCCGACATTATGTTTGGGATGATCCACACTTTTTCAAAGTAGGTGCAGATAATCTCCTTCGAAGATGTGTGACAAGTGAGGAGGCCAAGGGCATATTGTGGCATTGTCACAATTCACCATGTGGCGGGCATTATGGCGGAGACAAAACAACAACTAAG GTGTTGAGTCAATACCATGTGAATCATAGAGTGGCATCCCCCTACCATCCTCAAATTAATGGGCAAGTCGAAGTATCCAACagagaattaaagaaaatactagAAAAAATAGTGGCGTCAACTAGAAAAGATTGGTTAGCCAAATTGGAAGATGCATTGTGGGCTTACAGAAATGCATACAAAACTCCAATTGGTCTGTTTCCTTTTCAACTGGTGTATGGAAAATCATGTCATTTACTAGTTGGAATGGAACACAAGGCATATTGGGCTCTGAAATTTCTGAACTTTGATGAGAAGGCATCCAGGGAGCACAGAAAGATCCAATTGTTGGAGCTAGAAGAAATGCGATTAACAGCTTATGAATCTTCAAGACTTTACAAAGCAAAAATCAAGACTTACCATGACAACAAATTGTTGAAGAAAGACTTCAAACCGGGACAACAGGTACTActttttaattcaagattgaaattaTTTCCTGGTAAGCTGAAGTCTAAATGGTCTGGACCCTTTGTTATCAAGAAAGTTCGATCTTATGGTGCAATAGAGCTATATGACCCACAATCTCAGAATCCTGATAGAACATGGGTAGTAAATGGCCAGAGGTTAAAACGGTACCATGATGAAGAATTTACAATGGAATATAACACTGTTTATTTGatcacccattga